In Alicyclobacillus macrosporangiidus CPP55, a single window of DNA contains:
- a CDS encoding response regulator transcription factor, with translation MESQPRVLVVDDEERIRRLVRMYLERSGFAVEEAQDGKQALDMMLTRSYACVILDLMLPGMDGRDVCAHVRQHSDVPIIMLTAAGDETQRIHGFELGADDYVVKPFSPRELVMRVKALLKRAGDQEYLRTDLQQILSFPDLVIRVDARRVEVAGQEVNLTPKEFDLLVYMAQRPDKVFTREELLRDVWNYQFYGDQRTVDTHVKRLREKLGHASERVSQYIVTVWGVGYKFEVGS, from the coding sequence ATGGAGAGCCAACCGCGTGTTCTGGTAGTGGACGACGAGGAACGCATCCGCCGGTTGGTCCGGATGTACCTGGAGCGCAGCGGATTCGCCGTCGAAGAGGCGCAGGACGGCAAACAGGCCTTGGACATGATGCTAACCCGTTCCTACGCCTGCGTGATCCTGGACCTGATGCTGCCTGGGATGGACGGGCGGGACGTGTGCGCGCATGTGCGGCAGCATTCCGACGTACCCATCATCATGCTCACGGCGGCTGGGGATGAGACGCAGCGCATTCACGGTTTCGAGCTCGGCGCGGACGATTACGTCGTCAAACCCTTCAGTCCGCGCGAACTGGTGATGCGTGTCAAGGCATTGCTCAAGCGCGCCGGCGACCAGGAGTATCTGCGCACGGACCTGCAACAGATCTTGTCTTTCCCGGATTTGGTGATCCGTGTCGACGCCCGGAGGGTGGAGGTCGCGGGTCAAGAGGTCAATCTGACGCCGAAGGAGTTCGATCTCCTCGTCTACATGGCTCAGCGCCCCGACAAGGTCTTTACGCGCGAGGAGCTGCTGCGGGACGTGTGGAATTACCAATTCTATGGCGATCAGCGTACGGTCGACACCCATGTCAAGCGTCTGCGTGAAAAATTGGGCCATGCCTCGGAACGGGTGAGCCAGTACATCGTGACCGTCTGGGGCGTGGGCTATAAGTTTGAGGTTGGCTCGTGA